The following coding sequences lie in one Gammaproteobacteria bacterium genomic window:
- the ccmB gene encoding heme exporter protein CcmB → MNQPTMRTAYMTLLRRDVILAYRNRAEFANPLLFFMLVVTLLPLGIGPDTALLSRVAPGVLWVVALLASLLALEGMFRADFEDGALELMLISPQPAAVLVLAKVTAHWLATGLPLLIIAPPLAMMLYLPVGALPELLATLALGTPVLSLVGSIGVGLTIGLRRGGMLLALLVLPLYVPVLIFATSAVDAAAAGLPVSGQLAIMGAIFIISILLAPLATAAALRIALN, encoded by the coding sequence ATGAACCAGCCGACCATGCGCACTGCCTACATGACGTTGCTGCGCCGTGACGTGATTCTTGCGTATCGCAATCGCGCGGAGTTCGCCAATCCGCTGCTGTTTTTCATGCTGGTCGTGACCTTGCTGCCGCTGGGCATCGGCCCCGACACGGCATTGCTGAGCCGCGTGGCGCCCGGTGTCTTGTGGGTCGTGGCGCTGCTGGCGTCCCTGCTGGCGCTGGAAGGCATGTTCCGGGCGGACTTCGAAGATGGCGCGCTGGAGCTGATGCTGATAAGCCCGCAGCCGGCGGCCGTGCTGGTGCTGGCGAAGGTCACCGCGCACTGGCTGGCGACGGGTCTGCCGCTGCTGATCATCGCGCCACCGCTGGCGATGATGCTTTATCTGCCGGTCGGTGCCCTGCCCGAACTGCTCGCGACCCTGGCGCTGGGCACGCCGGTACTGAGTCTTGTGGGTTCGATCGGGGTGGGGCTGACCATCGGCCTGCGGCGCGGTGGCATGCTGCTGGCGCTATTGGTACTGCCGCTGTACGTGCCGGTGCTGATCTTCGCCACCAGCGCGGTGGACGCGGCCGCGGCGGGTCTGCCGGTCAGCGGCCAGCTTGCTATCATGGGCGCGATATTCATAATTAGCATCTTGCTGGCGCCACTCGCCACCGCGGCGGCCCTAAGGATCGCGTTGAACTAA